The Bacteroides acidifaciens genome includes a region encoding these proteins:
- a CDS encoding ATP-binding protein has protein sequence MSNKIYPIGIQNFEKIRNDGYFYVDKTALMYQMVKTGSYYFLSRPRRFGKSLLISTLEAYFQGKKELFEGLAVEKLEKDWIKYPILHLDLNIEKYDTPESLDKILNDNLEYWESQYGSRPSETSFSLRFAGIIQRACEKTGQRVVILVDEYDKPMLQAIGNEVLQKQFRDTLKPFYGALKTKDGCIKFAFLTGVTKFGKVSVFSDLNNLDDISMWNEYIEICGVSEREIHENLETELHEFAAARGITYDKLCEELRECYDGYHFTHNSIGMYNPFSLLNAFKRKEFGSYWFETGTPTYLVKLLKKHHYDLERMAHEETDAQVLNSIDSESTNPIPVIYQSGYLTIKGYDEEFGMYRLGFPNREVEEGFIRFLLPFYANVNKVESPFEIQKFVREVRAGDYSSFFRRLQSFFADTTYEVVREQELHYENVLFIVFKLVGFYVNVEYNTNDGRIDLVLQTDKFIYIMEFKLNGTAEDALQQINDKHYVLPFKMDGRKLFKIGVNFSAETRNIEKWIVEEK, from the coding sequence ATGAGCAATAAAATATATCCTATCGGTATTCAGAATTTTGAAAAAATTCGTAATGACGGTTATTTCTATGTTGATAAAACTGCATTGATGTATCAAATGGTCAAGACGGGAAGTTATTATTTCTTGAGTCGTCCGCGCCGTTTCGGAAAGAGTCTGCTCATTTCTACCTTAGAGGCTTACTTTCAAGGAAAGAAGGAGCTGTTTGAAGGGCTGGCAGTAGAAAAGTTGGAAAAAGATTGGATTAAATATCCTATATTGCATCTCGACCTTAATATCGAAAAGTATGACACACCGGAAAGTTTGGATAAGATATTGAATGATAATCTGGAATATTGGGAAAGCCAATACGGCAGCCGTCCGTCCGAGACTTCTTTTTCTCTACGTTTTGCAGGTATCATTCAACGTGCTTGCGAGAAGACGGGACAGCGGGTAGTTATTTTGGTTGATGAATATGACAAGCCTATGCTGCAAGCTATAGGTAATGAGGTATTACAGAAACAATTCCGAGATACCCTGAAACCATTCTATGGAGCTTTGAAGACTAAGGACGGTTGCATCAAGTTTGCCTTTCTCACTGGTGTGACGAAGTTTGGCAAAGTCAGTGTATTCAGTGATTTGAATAATCTGGATGATATTTCAATGTGGAATGAGTACATCGAAATATGTGGTGTCAGCGAGCGTGAAATCCACGAAAATCTAGAAACGGAACTTCATGAATTTGCCGCAGCGCGAGGAATAACGTATGACAAACTTTGTGAAGAATTGAGAGAGTGCTATGACGGCTATCACTTTACGCACAATTCAATCGGTATGTACAATCCGTTCAGTCTGCTTAATGCTTTCAAACGTAAGGAATTCGGCAGTTATTGGTTTGAGACGGGGACGCCTACCTATTTGGTGAAGTTACTAAAAAAACATCATTATGATCTGGAACGGATGGCACATGAAGAAACCGATGCCCAGGTTCTGAACAGTATAGACTCTGAATCCACCAATCCTATTCCGGTGATTTATCAGAGTGGATATCTCACTATCAAGGGGTATGATGAAGAATTTGGAATGTATCGCCTGGGTTTTCCCAACCGTGAAGTTGAAGAAGGGTTTATTCGTTTCTTGCTTCCTTTTTATGCGAACGTAAACAAGGTAGAGTCTCCTTTTGAGATTCAGAAGTTTGTTCGTGAAGTGCGTGCTGGTGATTATAGTTCTTTCTTCCGTCGCTTACAGAGTTTCTTTGCGGATACCACTTACGAAGTGGTCCGTGAGCAGGAATTACATTACGAAAACGTGCTTTTCATCGTTTTCAAACTGGTTGGTTTCTATGTTAATGTGGAATATAACACAAATGACGGTCGCATCGACCTTGTCTTACAGACTGATAAGTTCATCTATATCATGGAATTTAAACTGAATGGTACAGCGGAAGATGCTTTGCAACAAATTAACGACAAGCATTATGTCCTTCCTTTCAAAATGGACGGACGAAAACTCTTTAAAATAGGAGTAAACTTCAGTGCGGAAACCCGTAATATCGAGAAATGGATAGTGGAGGAAAAATAG
- a CDS encoding efflux transporter outer membrane subunit, with the protein MKRKKLYIAVLLLAGVFTSCKVGKSYVRPDLHLPDSLAQHQDSASFGDQDWKDIYTDSTLRSLIERALEHNKDMLIAAARVQEMAAQKRISTAALLPDIKGKVTAERELENHGGDAFKKSETFEAQFLVSWELDLWGNLRWARSASIAEYLQSIEAQRALRMTIVAEVAQAYYELVALDTELDIVKQTLKAREEGVRLARIRFAGGLTSETSYRQSQVELARTATLVPDLERKISLKENDIAFLAGEYPNKIARSRLLQEFNSPQTLPVGLPSTLLERRPDIRQAEQKLIAANAKVGVAYTNMFPRLALTGGSGTESTSLSSLLKSPYAVMEGALLTPIFGWGKNRAALKAKKAAYEAEVHNYEKSVLQAFKETRNAIVNFNKIKEVYELRANLERSAKSYMELAQLQYINGVINYLDVLDAQRGYFDAQIGLSNAIRDELITVVQLYKALGGGWKQ; encoded by the coding sequence ATGAAACGAAAGAAACTATATATTGCTGTCTTATTACTTGCAGGAGTATTTACTTCCTGCAAGGTGGGAAAAAGCTATGTCCGTCCCGACCTTCATCTGCCCGATAGCTTGGCGCAGCATCAGGATTCGGCTAGTTTCGGTGACCAGGATTGGAAAGACATATACACGGATTCTACCTTGCGAAGCTTGATAGAACGTGCATTGGAACATAACAAGGATATGCTGATTGCCGCTGCCCGTGTACAGGAAATGGCTGCGCAGAAACGAATTTCTACTGCGGCACTGCTACCGGATATTAAAGGAAAAGTGACTGCAGAACGTGAACTGGAGAATCATGGGGGAGATGCCTTTAAAAAGTCTGAGACCTTTGAAGCTCAGTTTTTGGTTTCATGGGAACTCGATCTTTGGGGAAATCTGCGTTGGGCGCGTTCCGCTAGTATTGCCGAATACCTGCAATCCATAGAAGCGCAACGGGCACTTAGGATGACGATTGTAGCCGAGGTGGCACAGGCTTATTATGAACTGGTGGCTTTGGATACGGAACTGGATATTGTAAAACAAACATTGAAAGCCCGTGAGGAGGGTGTCCGTCTGGCACGTATCCGTTTTGCAGGGGGATTGACTTCGGAGACTTCTTACCGTCAGTCACAAGTGGAATTGGCGCGTACGGCAACATTAGTGCCGGACTTGGAACGCAAAATCTCTTTGAAAGAAAACGATATTGCTTTTCTTGCAGGGGAGTATCCTAACAAGATAGCCCGTTCCCGCTTGCTTCAGGAGTTTAACTCTCCCCAAACGCTACCGGTAGGTTTACCGTCCACTTTGTTGGAACGTCGTCCCGACATTCGTCAGGCAGAACAGAAGTTGATTGCCGCCAATGCGAAAGTAGGAGTGGCTTATACGAATATGTTCCCACGTTTGGCACTGACCGGTGGTTCCGGTACGGAGAGTACTTCTCTGTCCAGCCTTTTGAAATCTCCCTATGCCGTTATGGAAGGAGCTCTGTTGACTCCTATCTTTGGTTGGGGAAAGAACCGTGCGGCACTGAAAGCGAAGAAAGCGGCTTATGAAGCCGAAGTACACAATTATGAGAAGTCTGTATTACAAGCCTTTAAGGAAACACGCAACGCAATTGTAAATTTCAATAAGATAAAAGAAGTGTATGAACTTCGTGCCAACTTGGAACGTTCGGCGAAGAGCTACATGGAACTTGCACAACTTCAATACATTAATGGTGTTATTAATTATTTGGATGTGCTGGATGCCCAGCGTGGATATTTCGATGCCCAGATTGGTCTGAGCAATGCGATTCGTGACGAGTTGATTACTGTCGTGCAACTTTATAAAGCGCTTGGCGGTGGTTGGAAACAATAG